DNA from Asanoa sp. WMMD1127:
GCCCTACGCCAACTCGGCGTACGCGCACCACCCGCCGCTGCTCAACATCCTGACCGCGCTGTTCGGCTCGTTCCCCGGCGACCAGCCGATCGAGGTGTGGCTCTCGCCTTACCTGCTGGCCCTGCTGATCGTCCCGGCCGGCGCGCTGCTGCTGCGGGGTCTCGGCCTGCGCTGGTCGGCCACGCTGCTCGCCGTCGGCCTGATGGCGGCGACCACGTTCTTCTGGGTCTACGCCCCGATCATGTTCGACCTCGGCCCGATCCTGCTGATCTCCGCCGTGGTCGTGATCGCCCGCCGCCGCGACTACCAGCCGTCCCGCGGCCTCATCGCCATCGGCGTGGTCGCCGGCCTGCTGTCGACGCTGGTCTCCTGGCCGGGCATCGGCTTCGCCGGCGCGATGGGCCTGTGGCTGCTGATCGGCCGCCGCCGCATCGACCGGGTCGTCCTCTGGATCGGCGGCGCGATGGTCGTCGGCCTGCTGATCAGCCTGACCTTCATCGTCGGCGTCAGCGGCATCGCCGACCTGACCAACCAGGCCGAGTTCCGCACCCAGGGCGGCACGTTCACGGCGCGCGAGTTCGCCAGCCGCCAGGTCCGCTACCTCGACGCCCTGCTCCCGGTCTGGTACCTGGTGCTCCTCGTCATCGGCACCGTCGCCGGCCTGCTCGACAAGCGCACCCGCCTGTTCATGGCCTTCGCGGTCGTGTTCCAGGGCTTCTGGACGATCGTCCTCAACAACGGCGCCTACATCCACGAGTACTGGAACTACCCGGTGCTCATCCTCGGCCTCGTCGGCATGGGCGCGCTGCTGGACCGGCTGATCGGCTGGCTGACCAACCGTGGCCCGGCGCGGGTCGCCCTCGCCGCCAGCGCGGCCGCCGGCCTGGCCCTGGTGGTCGCGCTCGGCGTGATCGTGACGGGCCGCGTCGACCGCAACTACGTGGAGAACCCGACGGACGCCGGCGCGCTCGTCTCGGAGCACGGCCCGGGCCCCGACCAGAAGGTCGCCTGGGTCGCCGGCGGCGGTCTCTCGACCCCCCGCTGGTACGCCTACTACTGGGACCTCGCGCCCAAGGGCGTCACCCCGGAGGTCCTGGACGGCACCGAGGCCAACCCGACCGACCTGGTGCTGATGGACCTCCGCCGCGTCCCGAAGTGGCTGCCCCCCACCATCGGCGACCGCGCGTTCGCCAAGGACGGCACCTACGCCCTGATCCGCATCTCCGACCTCAAGGCCGCGGAGATCACGCCCTAAACGCGAGAAACGACAAAGCCGCCGTCTCCGGGTTCGCCTGGAGACGGCGGCTTCTTCTTGCTCGGGTCCGCGGTGGGCACGACCGTTAGGAAGGGACCCTTCCTATGCGAAACGCGTTAATAAGGGGCCGTTCCTTGCTCTTCGTCAGCGGTTGCGCGTCCACCAGGCCGCGGCCGCGGCGCGAAGGGCGCCGCCGCGCGACGTCTGCGGCGACCGAAGGGCCGCGCCGGGGTCAGGCGGGGCGCTGGGCGACCGCGACCAGGCCGGGGCCCTTACCCGGGCGGAGGCGCTGCAGGCCGATCCAGGGCGCGACCGCGGCCTTGACCAGGGTGCCCGCGGCAGCACCGCTCGGCTGCAGGATGCGGCCCGAGCCCGAGGTGCGCTCCTCGGGCGTCTCGCCCTCGGCGGTCTTCCCACCGGCCAGCCGGTCCCGCACCGAATCGAGCAGATACCCCAACGGCCAGCCGTAGTGGATCATCCGGACGTCGACCGCGCCGGCCTCCGTCAGGCGGGCGGTCAGCGACGCGGCGTCGTAGCGGCGGTAGTGGCCCACCAGCTCGTCCCACGGCCCGAAGCGGTGCGGCTCCGACGGGACCGACAGCACCAGGTGGCCGCCCGGCTTGACCAGGGGCAGCCAGCCGGCCAGCGCGGCCGCGTCGTCGGCGATGTGCTCCAGGACCTCGAAGGCGCAGACGACGTCGTACGTCGTGCCCTCGGGGACCTTGTTGTGGTCGCCGTGGATGACCGTGCCGCCCAGCGGCGTGATGCGGGCGTGCGCGGTCTCGAAGCTCTTGTCGTCGGGCTCGGCGGCCAGATAGGTCCCCATTCGCGCCAGCCGGGTGCCCATCGCGCCCTGGCCGCAGCCCAGCTCCAGGATGGTCGTGGGCGCCAACCCCGACACCACCCGGCGTACGACGTTCCAGCGCAGCGCGGCCCGCGGGGCCAGGGGTGGGGTCTGCGGCGTTGTCATCGGGTCTCCTGCATGGCGGGGGGCGTGGGGGAAGAACTGCCGACCCGGGCCCGGATCGGCTCGACAACGGTGGCGGCGGCGAACTGGTCGGCCGCCCGCGCCGCCGCCGACCGCTGGTACCTGGCCAGCAGCGCCGGGTCGGCAGCCAGCGCCCGCAACGTCTCGGTCAGCGCGACCGCGTCGCCCGGTGGGACGAGCAACGCGTCGTCGCCCAGCGTACGGCGCTGCGGCGCGGTGTCCGAGGTGACGATCGCGCACCCGGCGGCGGCGCCCTGGAACACCTTGGTCGGCACCACGTTCTGGGCCTTGTCGGTCGTGCCGAAGATGCCCAACGAGACGTCGTGTGCGGCGACCAGGCCGGGCAACTCCGCCGCGGTGACCCAGTCGACCCAGGTGACGCGCGGGTTGGCGGCGGCCGCGGCCCGGCAGGCCGCGTAGTCCTGGCCCTTGCCGACCATCGTGACCTGGATGCGCTCGTCGGCCGCCAGCGCGGCCAGCGCCTCACCGAGGTAGGCGGTGCCGTGCAGCGGCGTGAACAGCCCGACGAAGATCACCTTGAGCGGGCCGGCGGGCCGGACGGCGGGTCGGGCGGCCCCGGCCGCGAACCACTGCGCGCCGGCGCCCACCAGCGCGACCACCCCGCGCGGCGCGGCCGAGGCCGGCAGCGCGGCCAGGTGCTCGTCGGTGTCGACGACCACCACGTCGGCCGAGCGCAGCGCGCCCCGGTCGATCCAGCGCATCAGCTTGCTCTTGAGCCCACCGCCGCCGGCGGCGGTCAGGCTGCGGTCGCGGGCCGTGCCGGCCGCCGAGACGAGGTGGTCGAGCACGATCGGCGTGCGGCGGAACAGCCGGCGGGCCAGCCGCACGTCGAAGTGGCCGAGGTAGCCGACCAGCACCGCGTCGGCCGGCGGCGCCTTGCGGGCGCGCAGCGCGAGCAGGGTCCAGCAGCGGCCGAGCAGCCAGGCGAGCTTGGGCAGGCGCCACGGCTGGCGCAGCATGGCCACCCGCCCGGCCGTGTCGAGCTCAAGCGGGACGTTGACCTCGACGACCTCGTCGCCGGCCGCCCGGAGGCCCTCGATCAGGACGCCGACGCGGGGGTGGCGGTGCACGTCGTAGGTACCGAAAGCGAGCCAGCGCACCGCGGTAGCCTAACGGACCCCCGCTCCGCCGAAGGATCCGGGCAACCGGGCGAAATGTCCTATTCGGTAGCGGCCGCGGCCGGCGTCGAGTCCGGCACCGTGTCGATGTCCGGTGTGTTGACCACCGGCCGGCGGCGCTTGCGGTCGGTCAGCAGCGCGATCGCCGGCCAGGCCAGGTCGGCCACCGTCATCAGCAACCGGGAGATCAGCGCGGCGACCAGCGCCACGGGCTCCGTCACCGAACCGGCGAGCAGCACGACCAACGCGGTCTCGCGCGGGCCGAGGCCGGCCGGCGCGATGGCCAGCAGGAAGCCGATCGACCACGCGCCGGCGAACGCGGCCACCGAGCGGATGATCAGGTCGGAGCCACCGGCGCCGAGGTCGAGCAGCAGCGCCCACAGGTGCGCGCCGTAGCAGAGCCAGGTGGCGACCGCCCAGAACACCGCGAGGCCGATCCCCCGCGCCGACAGCGGCTGGGGCATGGGCTCGCGGCGGGCCAGCCGCATCGCCAGCGCCAACAACCGGTTGAGCACCGGCGGGAGCAGCACGACGAACGCGACCGGCACCGTGAACAGCGTCCACCAGTAGTCGTCCCACGCCTGCCCGCCGAGCAGCGGCAGCACCACCGCGGTGAGCAGCAGCCCGGTGCCGAGCGTGATGAACATGGTGATCAGCACGGCGGCGGCCGACGAGCGGCCCGGCACCTGGTAGGCCTTGCCGAGCCGCATCTGGGTCAGCACCGGCCAGACCTTGCCCGGCAGGTATTTGCCGAGCTGGCCGACGAAGAAGATGCGCATCGCGCCGGTCAGCGGCACGTGGCTGCCGAAGTCGGCCAGCAGCACCCGCCACCCGAGGAACGAGCACCAGACGGCGGCCAGCGAGCCGACCAGGGAGAGCGCGATCGCCGTGACCGACAGGTCGCCGATCACGCCCTGCACCTCGGACCAGCGCTTGCTGACCGCGTAGGCGACGTAGGCCAGGAACGCCGCCGTGATGACGATCTCGGCGACCCGGCGCAGCGTCGACTTGCGCTTCTTCACCGGGTTGGCGGCGGCGGTGGCTGACACACGAGCACGATACCCGCGTTCATTCGTCGCCCCAGACCGGCTCCGGCGTCTCGGTCACCTCGCCGTCGCCGGCGAACCGGATGAAGCGGTCGAACGACCGCGTGAACCAGCGGTCGTGGGTGACCGCGATGACCGTGCCGGCGAACGCCCGCAGCCCCTGCTCCAGCGCTTCGGCCGAGGCCAGGTCGAGGTTGTCGGTCGGCTCGTCGAGCAGCAGCAGCGTGCAGCCGGACAGCTCCAGCAACACCACCAGGAACCGGGCCTGCTGGCCGCCCGAGAGCGTGCCGAACCGCTGGTCGCCCTGCCCGGCCAGCTCGTAACGGTTGAGCACCTTCATCGCCTGGTGCCGGTCGAGCCCGTCCCGGTGCTCGTCGCCCCGCCAGAGGATCTCGACCAGCGTGCGGTCCATCAGCTCGGGCCGGTCGTGGGTCTGCGAGAAGTGCCCGGGCCGCACGCGGGCGCCGAGCCGGGCCACGCCGGCGTGCGCGACCGGTGGCAGCTTCTCGCCGCCGTCGACGGGCAGGTTGGCCGGGTCGGGGTCGGTGCCGCCGCGGGCGAGCAGGCGCAGGAAATGCGACTTGCCCGTGCCGTTGGCGCCGAGCACGGCCAGCCGGTCGCCGTACCAGAGCTCGAGATCGAAGGGGTACGTCAGCCCGTCCATCTCCAGCGCGGAGCAGATCACGGCCCGCTTGCCGGTGCGCCCGCCGGTGAGCCGCATCCGGATGTCCTGGTCGCGCGGCGGGGTCGGCGGCGGGCCGGCCTCCTCGAACTTGCGCAGCCGGGTCTGGGCCGCCCGATAACGGGAGGCCATGTCGGAGTTGTAGGCCGCCTTCTGCTTGTACATCAGCATCTGCTCGCGCAGCTTCTGGTGCTCCTCCTCCCAGCGCCGCCCGTCTTCCTCGAGCCTCTCGTGGCGGGCCACCCGGGCCTCGTGCCACGACGCGAAGCCGCCCGGATGCACCCAGGCGCTCCCGCCCTCGACGGCGACCACCCGGTCGGCGGTCTGCGCCAGCAGCTCCCGGTCGTGCGAGACGTAGAGCACCGACTTGGCCGACTCGCGCAGCCGGCCCTCGAGCCAGCGCTTGCCGGGCACGTCGAGGAAGTTGTCGGGCTCGTCGAGCAGCAGCACCTCGTCGGCGCCGCGGAGCAGCAGCTCCAGGGCGACCCGCTTCTGTTGACCGCCGGAGAGCGTACGCACGGGCCGGTGCCGGGTCTCCTCCCACGACTTGCCGAGCACGATCGTCGACACGGTGTCGAAGAGCACCTCCGCGTCATAGCCGCCCGCCTCGCCCCAAGCGGCCAGCGCGTCCGCGTAGGCCACCTGGGCCTTGCCCGCCGCGGTGCTGAACTTGCCGCGGAGCTCGGCCGCGTGCATGGCGGTCTCGGCGCCGGTCAGCCGCTCGCCGGCCGCGCGCAGGGTCGGCGCGGCCAGCGAGAGCACCAGCTGTTGCAGGGTGGTCTCGTCGCCGACCATGCCGATGAACTGGCGCATCACGCCCAGCCCGCCGGAGCGGGCCACCACGCCGGTGCGCACCGGCAGGTCGCCGGCCACCATCCGCAGCAGCGTCGTCTTGCCGGCGCCGTTGGGGCCGACCAGCGCCACCTTGGCGCCCTCGCCGACCCGGAACGACACGTCGGCGAACAGCTCACGCCCGTCGGGCAGCACGTGCCCGACGTTGGCGACGTCGATGTAACCCACGCCGAAATGGTGCCGGACGAGCCCGCCCGGCGTCGCGCTAATTCCGCGCGACCCGGGAGACGCGCAAGACCCGGAAGCCCTTCTGGCTCGCCTGCCGGGCGACCGCCCACCCCTCGTCGACCAGCCACCGGTGCAGCGAGTCGCCACCCAGGTGACGGCCCGCCACCAGCCAGGCCACGCCGTCGGGGGCCAGCCGCGGCAGCCACCGGCCGAGCAGCGCGTGCAGCTCCGTCTTGCCGACCCGGAACGGCGGGTTGGACCAGATCTGCGCGAACCCGACACTCTCGTCGACCTCGTCGGGCGCCGAGACCCGTACGCCCAGCGCCTCGCCGTTGGCCGCCGCCAGCGCCCGGGCCCGCGCGTTGACGTCGACCGCGTAGACGGTTGCCCGGGGCGCCACGGTGGCCAGCACGCAGGCGATCGGCCCGTAGCCGCAGCCGAGATCGAGCAGGTTGCCGGTCGTCGCCGGGTCGGGCAGCGTCGCCTTGCGCAGCAGCACCGCGGTGCCCGGGTCGAGCCGGTCGGCGGAGAAGACGCCGCCCGCCGCGCGCAGCCGGAACTCGTGCCCGCCGGCGGCGAA
Protein-coding regions in this window:
- a CDS encoding methyltransferase domain-containing protein; its protein translation is MTTPQTPPLAPRAALRWNVVRRVVSGLAPTTILELGCGQGAMGTRLARMGTYLAAEPDDKSFETAHARITPLGGTVIHGDHNKVPEGTTYDVVCAFEVLEHIADDAAALAGWLPLVKPGGHLVLSVPSEPHRFGPWDELVGHYRRYDAASLTARLTEAGAVDVRMIHYGWPLGYLLDSVRDRLAGGKTAEGETPEERTSGSGRILQPSGAAAGTLVKAAVAPWIGLQRLRPGKGPGLVAVAQRPA
- a CDS encoding glycosyltransferase, whose protein sequence is MRWLAFGTYDVHRHPRVGVLIEGLRAAGDEVVEVNVPLELDTAGRVAMLRQPWRLPKLAWLLGRCWTLLALRARKAPPADAVLVGYLGHFDVRLARRLFRRTPIVLDHLVSAAGTARDRSLTAAGGGGLKSKLMRWIDRGALRSADVVVVDTDEHLAALPASAAPRGVVALVGAGAQWFAAGAARPAVRPAGPLKVIFVGLFTPLHGTAYLGEALAALAADERIQVTMVGKGQDYAACRAAAAANPRVTWVDWVTAAELPGLVAAHDVSLGIFGTTDKAQNVVPTKVFQGAAAGCAIVTSDTAPQRRTLGDDALLVPPGDAVALTETLRALAADPALLARYQRSAAARAADQFAAATVVEPIRARVGSSSPTPPAMQETR
- a CDS encoding lysylphosphatidylglycerol synthase transmembrane domain-containing protein — translated: MSATAAANPVKKRKSTLRRVAEIVITAAFLAYVAYAVSKRWSEVQGVIGDLSVTAIALSLVGSLAAVWCSFLGWRVLLADFGSHVPLTGAMRIFFVGQLGKYLPGKVWPVLTQMRLGKAYQVPGRSSAAAVLITMFITLGTGLLLTAVVLPLLGGQAWDDYWWTLFTVPVAFVVLLPPVLNRLLALAMRLARREPMPQPLSARGIGLAVFWAVATWLCYGAHLWALLLDLGAGGSDLIIRSVAAFAGAWSIGFLLAIAPAGLGPRETALVVLLAGSVTEPVALVAALISRLLMTVADLAWPAIALLTDRKRRRPVVNTPDIDTVPDSTPAAAATE
- a CDS encoding ATP-binding cassette domain-containing protein, producing the protein MGYIDVANVGHVLPDGRELFADVSFRVGEGAKVALVGPNGAGKTTLLRMVAGDLPVRTGVVARSGGLGVMRQFIGMVGDETTLQQLVLSLAAPTLRAAGERLTGAETAMHAAELRGKFSTAAGKAQVAYADALAAWGEAGGYDAEVLFDTVSTIVLGKSWEETRHRPVRTLSGGQQKRVALELLLRGADEVLLLDEPDNFLDVPGKRWLEGRLRESAKSVLYVSHDRELLAQTADRVVAVEGGSAWVHPGGFASWHEARVARHERLEEDGRRWEEEHQKLREQMLMYKQKAAYNSDMASRYRAAQTRLRKFEEAGPPPTPPRDQDIRMRLTGGRTGKRAVICSALEMDGLTYPFDLELWYGDRLAVLGANGTGKSHFLRLLARGGTDPDPANLPVDGGEKLPPVAHAGVARLGARVRPGHFSQTHDRPELMDRTLVEILWRGDEHRDGLDRHQAMKVLNRYELAGQGDQRFGTLSGGQQARFLVVLLELSGCTLLLLDEPTDNLDLASAEALEQGLRAFAGTVIAVTHDRWFTRSFDRFIRFAGDGEVTETPEPVWGDE
- a CDS encoding methyltransferase; translated protein: MTGDHYFTAEPSSASAGAQRVVEFAAGGHEFRLRAAGGVFSADRLDPGTAVLLRKATLPDPATTGNLLDLGCGYGPIACVLATVAPRATVYAVDVNARARALAAANGEALGVRVSAPDEVDESVGFAQIWSNPPFRVGKTELHALLGRWLPRLAPDGVAWLVAGRHLGGDSLHRWLVDEGWAVARQASQKGFRVLRVSRVARN